GTGAGCCCGAGGGGCAGCACCTGGAGGGAGAGGGCCGGGCGGTCGGCGCAGGCGCGCAGGTGCCGGAGCTGCTCCCGGTGGACCTCGTCCCCGCCGATCCGGTCCCGCAGGGCCGCCTCCCAGACCACGAAACTCAGGGTGGGCGGGACGGCGCGGCGCAGGATCTCCTGGCGCTTCATCCGGTGCGCGGTCTGCAGCTCTATCTTCTCCTCCCCGACGAAGGGGACGCGGCAGCCGAGGACGGCGCGGGCGTAGGCCTCGGTCTGGAGCAGCCCCGGAACGGTCAGGGTGTCGAACCACGACAGCGCCAGGGCCTCCGCCTCCCGCGCCATGTACTCCTCCGCCCAGGCCGGGACCATGTCCACCTCGGGGAGGCGGTTGGCCGCGACCGCCAGGAGGCCGGGCAGGGCGAGGGCGCGGTCCATCTTCTCGGCGACGTTGGGCATCAAGGTGCGCCTGCCCTGCTCGATGGAGGCGATGGTCTCGACGTCCATGTGCAGCGCCTCCGCGAAGGCGCGTTGGGTCAGTCCTCTGGCGATGCGTGCGGAGGCGACCTGAGCGCCGACCATCTTCATCGCCGTCTCGTTGGGCCGTGGCCTCTTGCGTGGTGGCATGTCCCTTGAACTCCCCGCCGTTGTGCGAGAGATACCCGTGCCGACTCGTACTCATCAAGGAGTACGAGTGGCGCGACTCCTCCACGCTAGTCACGCAGGGCGACGATCGGCGGGTGAATGTGGAAATCCAACCGGCTTTGCTGCGCGAGCGGTTCTATCCCCGCAGCCGCCAGACTGTGCGTCCTGCCAGGGAGTTCGCGGCAGAGACATTGCACGCGTGGGGTGTCACATGCCGCCACGACGAGGTGTTGCTCTGCGTGAGCGAGCTGGCGACCAACGCCCTGCTGCACGGCGTCCCGCCCGGCCGCGGCTACCGGCTGCGGATGCTGAGGTTCGAGGGGGTCGTACGGGTCGAGGTGCACGACAGCGGCGGCGGCCGGCCGCGCATCGGGCGCGGGAACCGGAGCGCCGAGGGCGGTCGCGGGTTGCTGCTGGTGGCGGCGGTCGCGGACCGGTGGGGGACCATGCCGCGCGTGCCGGGCAAGGTGGTGTGGTGCGAGTTCGCCGTCGGGGCGGACGGGGAGGTCGGGGAGGGAGGTGAGGGCAGGGCGGTCGGCGCGGGCGGGCCGCCGGACGGGCTCTAGGCTTGGTGCGACTGCTGTCGAAGCTCGAAGAGGCGACTGAAGATGAGCGCGTACGGATCCTTCCCCGGTTCGCGGCCCCGCCGGCTGCGCACCACCCCGGCGATGCGGCGGATGGTCGCGGAGTACCGGCTGCACCCCTCGGACCTGATCCTCCCGGCCTTCGTGCGCGAGGGCATCAGCGAACCCCTCGCCATCTCGGCGATGCCGGGCGTGGTCCAGCACACCAGGGACACGCTGCGGAAGGCGGCCGTGGAGGCGGTCGAGGCGGGCGTCGCGGGGATCATGCTCTTCGGCGTCCCGGCGGACGAGAACAAGGACGCGCTCGGTACGGCGGGCACCGAGCCGGACGGCATCCTGCAGGTCGCGATCCGCGACGTGAAGGCCGAGGTCGGCGACGACCTGGTGATCATGTCGGACCTGTGCCTCGACGAGTACACCGACCACGGCCACTGCGGCGTCCTCGACGACAACGGCCGCGTCGACAACGACGCGACGCTGGAGCGCTACGCCGAGATGGCGCAGGTCCAAGCGGACGCGGGCGTCCACGTGGTCGGCCCGAGCGGAATGATGGACGGGCAGGTCGGCGTCATCCGCGACGCCCTCGACGAGACCGGGCACGAGGACGTCTCGATCCTCGCCTACACGGCGAAGTACTCCTCCGCCTTCTACGGCCCCTTCCGCGAGGCCGTCGCCTCCTCCCTCCAGGGCGACCGCAAGACGTACCAGCAGGACCCGGCGAACGCCCGCGAGTCCCTGCGGGAGCTGGCCCTCGACCTGGAGGAGGGCGCCGACATGGTGATGGTCAAGCCGGCCGGCCCCTACCTCGACATCCTCCACCGGGTCGCGGAAGCCGTGGACGTACCGGTGGCGGCGTACCAGATCAGCGGCGAGTTCGCGATGATCGAGGCGGCGGCGGAGAAGGGCTGGATCGAGCGCGACCGCGCCATCCTGGAGACCCTGCTCGGCATCAAGCGCGCGGGCGCGGACACGATCCTCACCTACTGGGCGACCGAGGTCGCGGGCTGGCTGCGCGAGACCCGCTGACGCTCCCTTCGCCCTACGGCCAGTCGACGAGGCCGTGGAAGACGGCGAAGTCGAGGACGACGGCGGCCGGGGCGGCCACGGCCAGACACACCCTGGCGGCGGCATTGCCCCGCCGCCAGGGCAGCGCCCACGCGGAGAGCAGCACGACCAGGACCACCACCAGGCCGAACCCGAACACGGGGAAGGCGAGGTTGTAGGAGGCGTCGAACCGGTCACTCACCTCGTCCCCGCAGGAGTCGCAGGCCATCGGAGCCAGCCCGACGAAGAAGAACGCGACGGCCGCCATCGGCAGCGTCAGCAGGGTGGAGACGAGCGGCGCGACGAACGCGCGCGGGTGCCGGTGTCCGGGGTCGGGGTCATGGCTCCAGTGAACTCGGCGACGCACGCCTGAACATGAGTGCCCGTACTCAGGCGCGCGGCTGCGCGGTCTGTGAACCTCATAGGCATACGTGCGCACTTGGCACGTCGATACCGAGAGGTTCTGTATGCAGGCTGAGCACCTGTCCGCCGTCGACCAGGTGTCCTGGGAAGCCACTATCCGGCACCTGTACGAGGACGCGTTCACGTTCAGTGCGACCGGCCCGCGCGCGCACGAGGACTGGCGGGCCGACGTGCTCGCCGTCATGGCGCGCGCCGTCCCCGACCCGCGTGGCTGGGCGGGGCTCGATGACACAGCGAACGAGCGCTCTCAGGAACACCCGGACTTCCCGTTCTGCCGGCCGGCCGTCAGGGACGATCCGTCCCGCCCGCTCACCCCGGCCGACATCGGGGAACGGTTGCACGAGATCAACCGTGCGAGTGCCGAAAACCTCCTGTTGGCGCTCACCGACGGCGGCTGCACCCTGCGGAACCTCGAACGGTTCACCGAGAGCTTTGACGAGCTGCAGGACATGGCCCGCACCATCCTCGCCCGCTACGGGGACACGTGCACGTGCTACACCAACGTAACGGTCGGCGCGCGCAAGGACGACACGCTGGACTTTGGGGCGTCCCACTGGGGCTACACCCCGATGACCTTCTACTGGGAGGACGCCGGCCTGGTCGTCGTCTCCGACACAGAGGTCGGGTTGTTCTGGACCTTCGCCTGCTGAGCCGAAAGGAGAAATCCATGCAGACACGATCCACCGATGCCGCCACCTGGGAAGCAGCGCTGATACGGCTCCTGGAGGAGGTCTACACCTTCGCTTGGAGCGGGCCTCGGTTGCACGAGGACTGGGCCGAGGACGTCTGCGCCGTCATGGAGCGGTCGGTCGCCGACCCACGGGGGTGGGCCGTCCTGGAAACGCACACGCACAAGGTGGGACGGGAGAGCGGCTATCCCTCTTATCCATTCCATGCGCTGACTGTCGAGGAATTGCGGGCCGGGCTCCGGCCGATCACGGCCGGCGCCGCCGTCGAGCTGCTCGCCTCGCTTGCGCAGGAATGGTTCTTCGAGAGCAACCCGGTCCGGTTGAGGGAAGACCGGGACATGGTGCTCTCGGACGCCCGGACCCTGCTGGACCGCTT
This DNA window, taken from Streptomyces sp. TN58, encodes the following:
- a CDS encoding ATP-binding protein — translated: MRPAREFAAETLHAWGVTCRHDEVLLCVSELATNALLHGVPPGRGYRLRMLRFEGVVRVEVHDSGGGRPRIGRGNRSAEGGRGLLLVAAVADRWGTMPRVPGKVVWCEFAVGADGEVGEGGEGRAVGAGGPPDGL
- the hemB gene encoding porphobilinogen synthase, which produces MSAYGSFPGSRPRRLRTTPAMRRMVAEYRLHPSDLILPAFVREGISEPLAISAMPGVVQHTRDTLRKAAVEAVEAGVAGIMLFGVPADENKDALGTAGTEPDGILQVAIRDVKAEVGDDLVIMSDLCLDEYTDHGHCGVLDDNGRVDNDATLERYAEMAQVQADAGVHVVGPSGMMDGQVGVIRDALDETGHEDVSILAYTAKYSSAFYGPFREAVASSLQGDRKTYQQDPANARESLRELALDLEEGADMVMVKPAGPYLDILHRVAEAVDVPVAAYQISGEFAMIEAAAEKGWIERDRAILETLLGIKRAGADTILTYWATEVAGWLRETR
- a CDS encoding helix-turn-helix domain-containing protein; this translates as MPPRKRPRPNETAMKMVGAQVASARIARGLTQRAFAEALHMDVETIASIEQGRRTLMPNVAEKMDRALALPGLLAVAANRLPEVDMVPAWAEEYMAREAEALALSWFDTLTVPGLLQTEAYARAVLGCRVPFVGEEKIELQTAHRMKRQEILRRAVPPTLSFVVWEAALRDRIGGDEVHREQLRHLRACADRPALSLQVLPLGLTAHAGLAGPFIVLETPEFQHLAYSETQRGSFLVRDPNEVSILSQKYAMLRSQALNFAETKDLLDRLLGEA